The following are from one region of the Microbaculum marinisediminis genome:
- a CDS encoding nuclear transport factor 2 family protein: MKTAETAIADYVAALEAMRPDTIDTVLDLCAETVRFTDPFNDVTGRAALRHVFEDMFDKVSELTFTVDDCQGSDRTWLLRWTYAGRMGALGHTRIEGMSHVVLDEDNRVCRHADYWDAGILYEKIPLIGRVIRGIRRRISASRHPRHGGTGSSPRQA, from the coding sequence ATGAAGACTGCCGAAACCGCCATCGCCGACTACGTGGCCGCGCTCGAGGCGATGCGGCCCGATACGATCGACACGGTGCTCGACCTCTGCGCCGAGACCGTCCGGTTCACCGACCCCTTCAACGACGTGACCGGCAGGGCCGCGTTGCGCCACGTCTTCGAGGACATGTTCGATAAGGTCTCCGAGCTGACCTTTACCGTCGACGACTGCCAAGGCAGCGACCGGACCTGGCTGCTGCGCTGGACCTATGCGGGCCGCATGGGGGCGCTCGGGCATACGAGGATCGAGGGCATGAGCCATGTCGTCCTCGATGAGGACAACCGCGTGTGCCGTCACGCCGACTACTGGGACGCCGGCATCCTCTACGAAAAGATCCCGCTGATCGGCCGGGTCATCCGCGGGATCAGGCGGCGCATCTCGGCAAGCCGCCACCCGCGTCACGGCGGAACAGGATCGTCACCTCGCCAAGCGTGA
- a CDS encoding NAD(P)/FAD-dependent oxidoreductase, translating into MQIAVIGSGISGLSAAWLLSRAHAVTVFESGAHVGGHTNTVDVDTAEGRIPVDTGFIVYNEKNYPNLTALFRHLGVETNSTRMSFALSLGDGAYEYSGSLAGFFGQAKNLVDRGHWRLFLEILQFFREAPAALERDEGPLTLGEALAKAGYSRRFIDDHLLPMGAAIWSTPMDRMLQYPAASFLRFYRNHGLLQLVGRPRWRTVDGGGREYVRRLLADSRADLRLGCGVKTVTRRGAEVLVEGEDGVVRRFDHVVVATHADQALALLGDADGFERDLLGAFGYQKNLAVLHTDKTLMPRRRRLWASWDYLKMTGGTETGLCVSYWMNSLQKLATSTDIFVTLNPPRMPDPALTQGSFVYDHPVFDAAAAAARERLWHLQGRRRTWFCGSYFGDGFHEDGLQSGLAVAEQLGGVRRPWSVAEESGRIRLSPTGAGVPLPEAAE; encoded by the coding sequence ATGCAAATCGCCGTTATCGGCTCAGGGATCTCGGGACTTTCAGCGGCTTGGCTGCTGTCGCGCGCCCACGCCGTAACCGTGTTCGAAAGCGGCGCCCATGTCGGCGGCCACACCAACACGGTCGACGTCGACACGGCCGAAGGCCGCATCCCGGTCGATACCGGTTTCATCGTTTACAACGAGAAGAACTATCCGAACCTGACGGCGCTGTTCCGTCATCTCGGTGTCGAAACAAACTCGACTAGGATGAGTTTTGCCCTGTCGCTCGGTGACGGCGCCTACGAATATTCCGGCTCGCTGGCCGGGTTCTTCGGACAGGCCAAAAATTTGGTGGATCGGGGGCATTGGCGCCTGTTTCTGGAGATCCTGCAGTTTTTCCGCGAGGCGCCGGCGGCGCTCGAGCGCGACGAGGGGCCGCTGACGCTCGGCGAGGCCCTGGCGAAGGCCGGCTATTCCCGCCGTTTCATCGACGACCACCTGCTGCCGATGGGCGCGGCGATCTGGTCGACGCCGATGGACCGGATGCTGCAGTATCCCGCCGCCTCCTTCCTGCGTTTCTACAGGAACCACGGACTGCTGCAGCTCGTCGGCCGGCCGCGCTGGCGCACCGTCGACGGCGGCGGGCGCGAATACGTGCGGCGCCTGCTGGCCGATTCCCGCGCCGACCTGCGCCTCGGGTGCGGCGTGAAGACGGTGACCCGGCGCGGCGCCGAGGTCCTCGTCGAGGGCGAGGACGGCGTCGTCCGGCGCTTCGACCACGTCGTCGTCGCCACCCATGCCGACCAGGCGCTGGCGCTGCTCGGCGACGCCGACGGCTTCGAGCGCGACCTGCTCGGCGCCTTCGGATATCAGAAGAATCTTGCCGTCCTGCACACCGACAAGACCCTCATGCCGCGCCGGCGGCGGTTGTGGGCGAGCTGGGATTATCTGAAGATGACCGGCGGCACCGAAACCGGCCTGTGCGTCAGTTATTGGATGAACAGCCTGCAGAAACTCGCCACGTCGACGGATATCTTCGTGACGCTGAACCCGCCGCGCATGCCCGATCCGGCGCTGACCCAAGGCAGCTTCGTCTACGACCACCCGGTGTTCGACGCCGCCGCCGCGGCCGCCCGCGAGCGCCTCTGGCACCTGCAGGGTCGCCGGCGCACCTGGTTCTGCGGCAGCTATTTCGGCGACGGCTTCCATGAGGACGGCCTCCAGTCCGGCCTCGCCGTGGCCGAGCAGCTCGGCGGCGTGCGGCGGCCGTGGTCGGTCGCCGAGGAGTCCGGACGCATCCGGCTATCGCCCACGGGCGCCGGCGTTCCGCTGCCGGAGGCCGCCGAATGA
- a CDS encoding DUF1365 domain-containing protein — protein MTGFRSSLYDAVVVHRRVRPVGHELRYKLTYALIDIDEIGDLDARLRLFSYNRFNLFSLHDRDHGAGDGTPLRRYVDRVIARAGLSEDIASVRLLCLPRLAGYVFNPLSIYYGLDRDGALRLVVYEVSNTFGERKTYVLPVAARDARPVRQNCAKRFYVSPFNDAGGRYDFRILPPGERVRVGVSLSNETGAVLDAHLVGARRPLDDHELARTLWRHPALTWKVTAGIHWEALKLYLKGLRTVPRPPAPDVPVTYLPTAFEMERPAR, from the coding sequence ATGACGGGGTTCCGCTCGTCCCTCTATGATGCGGTCGTCGTCCATCGCCGCGTCCGGCCGGTCGGCCACGAGCTGCGCTACAAGCTGACCTACGCGCTGATCGACATCGACGAGATCGGCGATCTCGACGCGCGGCTGAGGCTGTTCTCCTACAACCGCTTCAACCTGTTCTCGCTGCACGATCGCGATCACGGCGCCGGCGACGGCACGCCGCTGCGCCGCTACGTCGACCGGGTCATCGCCCGGGCGGGTCTGAGCGAGGATATCGCCAGCGTCCGGCTGCTCTGCCTGCCGCGACTGGCGGGATACGTCTTCAATCCGCTCAGCATCTACTACGGACTGGATCGCGACGGCGCCCTGCGCCTCGTCGTTTACGAGGTCTCCAATACCTTCGGCGAGCGCAAGACCTATGTGCTGCCGGTCGCCGCCCGGGACGCCAGGCCGGTGCGCCAGAACTGCGCCAAGCGGTTCTATGTGTCGCCGTTCAACGATGCCGGCGGACGCTACGATTTCCGCATCCTCCCGCCGGGCGAGCGGGTGCGTGTCGGCGTGTCCCTGTCGAACGAGACCGGCGCCGTTCTCGATGCCCACCTGGTCGGCGCCCGCCGCCCGCTCGACGACCATGAGCTCGCCCGCACGCTTTGGCGCCATCCGGCCCTGACCTGGAAGGTCACCGCCGGCATCCATTGGGAGGCCCTGAAGCTTTATCTGAAGGGCCTCCGCACGGTGCCGCGTCCGCCGGCCCCCGACGTGCCGGTGACCTATCTGCCGACGGCCTTCGAGATGGAGCGCCCGGCGCGATGA
- a CDS encoding ABC transporter ATP-binding protein — MSILSVEDLTIDFKSMEGGLRAVDHASFSIAPGRTTALVGESGSGKTVISQAIMGILPASANITDGRILFNDPSDADITDIAKLDPGGRKMRDLRGNRIAIVFQEPMTSLSPLHTVGDQIGEAARLHLGLTGAQARAATRDMLRLVQFPDPERALDTFPFELSGGLRQRAVIAMALICRPALLIADEPTTALDVTIQAEILRLMNQLQSELGMSILLITHDFGVVANMAEDVVVIYRGRIMESGPVDEIFHNPQHPYLKALLHAVPRFDMKPGERLVPLREIKPETTGHLMKPRESSGKLGEPIMVVDRISKSFTLRSGGPFRPPRTVKALDAVSFTVKRGECLGLVGESGSGKTTTAMAMLKALKIDQGQILYDMNGDAAGGMRDIATLQGEELMQFRRAIQVVFQDPFSSLNPRMTIYDILSEPYIIHQTCGVQERNERIAELMRLVGLDEKHLGRYPHSFSGGQRQRIGIARALALGPEVILCDEPVSALDVSVQAQILNLLKDLQEKLGLTYVFVSHNLAVVDYISDRIAVMCRGMVVELADKSSLISDPRHPYTQALLAAVPEPSLDNLLDFEALSAGRASDPRAWPEPFSPRPGPAPELTEVAPGHFVLAPGLTQVAAA; from the coding sequence GTGAGCATTCTGTCGGTCGAGGATCTGACGATCGACTTCAAGTCGATGGAAGGCGGCTTGCGGGCCGTCGACCATGCAAGTTTTTCCATCGCGCCGGGCCGCACGACGGCACTCGTGGGCGAGTCGGGCTCCGGGAAAACGGTCATTTCGCAGGCGATAATGGGAATCTTGCCCGCGTCGGCAAATATCACCGACGGTCGCATCCTGTTCAACGATCCCTCGGACGCGGACATCACGGATATCGCCAAGCTCGATCCGGGCGGGCGCAAGATGCGCGATCTCAGAGGCAACCGAATCGCCATCGTCTTCCAGGAGCCGATGACATCGCTGTCGCCGCTGCATACCGTCGGCGACCAGATCGGCGAGGCGGCCCGTCTCCATCTGGGTCTGACCGGCGCGCAAGCACGCGCAGCCACGCGCGACATGCTGCGGCTCGTTCAGTTTCCCGATCCGGAACGAGCGCTGGACACCTTTCCCTTCGAGCTGTCGGGCGGCCTGCGCCAGCGCGCGGTGATCGCCATGGCCCTCATTTGCCGTCCCGCGCTTCTGATAGCCGACGAACCGACGACCGCCCTGGACGTCACGATCCAGGCCGAGATCCTGCGGCTGATGAACCAGTTGCAGTCCGAGCTCGGGATGTCGATCCTCCTGATCACCCACGATTTCGGCGTCGTCGCCAACATGGCCGAAGACGTGGTGGTGATCTATCGCGGCCGAATCATGGAGTCGGGGCCGGTCGACGAGATCTTCCACAATCCGCAGCACCCTTATCTCAAGGCGCTGCTGCACGCGGTTCCGCGTTTCGACATGAAGCCCGGCGAGCGGCTGGTGCCGCTGCGCGAGATCAAACCGGAGACGACCGGGCACCTGATGAAGCCCCGCGAGAGCTCCGGCAAGCTCGGCGAGCCGATCATGGTCGTCGACCGGATCTCGAAGAGCTTCACGCTGCGTAGCGGCGGCCCGTTCCGCCCGCCGCGAACGGTGAAGGCGCTCGACGCGGTGAGTTTCACCGTGAAACGCGGCGAATGCCTCGGCCTCGTGGGCGAATCGGGCTCCGGCAAGACCACCACCGCCATGGCCATGCTCAAGGCGCTCAAGATCGACCAGGGCCAGATCCTCTACGACATGAACGGAGACGCCGCGGGCGGCATGCGCGACATCGCGACCCTGCAGGGCGAAGAGCTGATGCAGTTTCGGCGCGCGATCCAGGTCGTGTTCCAGGATCCGTTCTCCTCGCTCAACCCGCGCATGACGATCTACGACATCCTGTCGGAGCCCTACATCATCCACCAGACGTGCGGGGTTCAGGAACGCAACGAACGGATCGCCGAACTGATGCGGCTCGTCGGCCTCGACGAGAAGCATCTCGGCCGCTATCCGCATTCGTTTTCCGGTGGACAAAGGCAACGCATCGGCATCGCCAGGGCGCTGGCGCTCGGACCGGAGGTCATCCTTTGCGACGAGCCGGTGTCGGCCCTCGACGTTTCGGTGCAGGCCCAGATTCTCAACCTGCTCAAGGACTTGCAGGAAAAGCTCGGGCTCACATACGTGTTCGTCAGCCACAACCTGGCCGTCGTCGACTACATTTCCGACCGCATCGCGGTGATGTGCCGGGGCATGGTCGTCGAACTGGCGGACAAATCCTCGTTGATCAGCGATCCGCGGCACCCCTATACCCAAGCCCTGCTGGCGGCCGTGCCCGAACCGAGCCTCGACAACCTGCTCGATTTCGAGGCGTTGTCGGCCGGACGCGCATCGGACCCGCGGGCATGGCCGGAGCCGTTCAGTCCGCGCCCGGGGCCGGCGCCGGAACTCACGGAGGTCGCCCCTGGTCATTTCGTTCTCGCCCCCGGACTTACGCAAGTCGCGGCGGCCTAA
- a CDS encoding NAD-dependent epimerase, producing the protein MQATLPAAAFADRPILVTGAAGFIGYHVARRYLEAGRRVVGIDNLNAYYDPELKRARLAELAKFDGFVFRRADIADRKEMAVIFEAHEPNLVIHLAAQAGVRHSLHAPQDYVSANVAGFVNVLEGCRHHGVRHLVYASSSSVYGAVTAEPFGEHMPADHPVSLYGATKRANELMAHSYSHLFDLPATGLRFFTVYGPWGRPDMALFLFARAILAGEPIAVFGEGRMRRSFTYIDDIVEGVVRIADHPPVADPAWNGHTPDPATAPAPWRLYNIGNDRSVGLEEMIDTLEGALGRKAVRDYQPMQPGDVRATAADVTDLSAAVGYRPATPLDEGIARFVAWYRAYYGG; encoded by the coding sequence ATGCAAGCGACCCTGCCCGCAGCGGCCTTTGCCGACCGTCCCATCCTCGTCACGGGGGCGGCCGGGTTCATCGGCTACCACGTGGCGCGGCGCTATCTGGAAGCCGGACGGCGCGTGGTCGGCATCGACAATCTCAACGCCTACTACGATCCGGAGCTGAAACGCGCCCGTCTCGCCGAGCTGGCGAAATTCGACGGGTTCGTTTTCCGCAGGGCCGACATCGCCGACCGCAAGGAGATGGCGGTCATCTTCGAGGCGCACGAGCCGAACCTCGTCATCCATCTCGCCGCCCAGGCCGGCGTGCGCCATTCGCTGCATGCCCCCCAGGACTATGTCAGCGCCAACGTCGCCGGCTTCGTCAACGTTCTGGAGGGCTGCCGCCACCATGGCGTGCGCCATCTGGTCTACGCCTCGTCGAGCTCGGTGTACGGCGCCGTGACGGCGGAGCCGTTCGGCGAGCATATGCCGGCCGACCATCCCGTCAGTCTCTACGGCGCGACCAAGCGGGCCAACGAGCTGATGGCCCATTCCTACAGTCACCTGTTCGACCTTCCCGCGACGGGCCTGCGCTTCTTCACCGTCTACGGCCCGTGGGGCCGTCCCGACATGGCGCTGTTCCTGTTCGCCAGGGCGATCCTCGCCGGCGAGCCGATCGCCGTGTTCGGCGAAGGTAGGATGCGGCGCAGCTTCACCTATATCGACGACATCGTCGAAGGCGTGGTGCGCATCGCCGACCATCCCCCCGTCGCCGATCCGGCCTGGAACGGTCACACGCCCGATCCCGCCACCGCGCCGGCGCCGTGGCGGCTTTATAACATCGGCAACGACCGGTCGGTCGGCCTGGAGGAGATGATCGACACGCTGGAGGGCGCCCTGGGCAGGAAGGCGGTCCGCGACTACCAGCCGATGCAGCCCGGCGACGTGCGCGCCACCGCCGCCGACGTCACCGATCTCTCCGCCGCCGTCGGCTATCGTCCGGCGACCCCGCTCGACGAGGGCATCGCCCGTTTCGTCGCGTGGTACCGCGCCTATTACGGCGGCTGA
- a CDS encoding nucleotide sugar dehydrogenase codes for MEERIAVVGLGYVGLPVLLAFARRYEGTIGFDREARRIDDLVSGNDANGDVDPADLQSTRATFTTDATHLRGASFVVVAVPTPIDDHRRPDFGPLRAACETVGRHLSKGAVVVFESTVYPGATEEVCGPLLESVSGLRRGVDFFLGYSPERINPGDTAHDFESIVKVVAGEDADTLERVARAYASVVPAGVHRAGSIPVAEAAKVLENTQRDINIALMNELAMICNRLGIRTAEVLRAAETKWNFLPFRPGLVGGHCVGVDPYWLAARAETAGHHPQMILAGRRINDGMSAYIAGEVARRLSRAGMALSEARIAICGVTFKPDVSDTRNSRVPAIARELAAFGARVLLNDPLADAGAFAEETGLELSPDEALRDLDALILAAPHRSYLDAGRGRLLGALRDGGLFVDITSAVEPADMPPGVTYWSL; via the coding sequence ATGGAAGAACGCATAGCGGTTGTCGGATTGGGCTATGTCGGCCTACCCGTGCTTCTGGCTTTCGCCCGTCGCTACGAGGGGACGATCGGCTTCGATCGCGAGGCGCGCCGTATCGACGACCTGGTTTCGGGGAACGACGCCAACGGCGACGTCGATCCCGCCGATCTTCAGTCTACCCGCGCGACCTTCACCACGGATGCGACGCACCTGCGCGGGGCGAGCTTCGTCGTCGTCGCGGTGCCGACCCCCATCGACGACCATCGCCGTCCGGACTTCGGCCCGCTTCGGGCCGCCTGCGAGACGGTCGGCCGGCATCTGTCGAAGGGCGCGGTGGTCGTCTTCGAGTCGACGGTCTATCCCGGCGCCACCGAGGAGGTCTGCGGACCGTTGCTCGAATCCGTCTCCGGGCTCAGGCGCGGCGTCGACTTCTTCCTCGGCTATTCGCCCGAACGCATCAATCCCGGCGACACCGCCCACGATTTCGAGTCGATCGTCAAGGTGGTGGCCGGCGAGGACGCCGACACGCTGGAGCGTGTCGCGCGCGCCTACGCGTCGGTGGTGCCCGCCGGGGTCCACCGCGCCGGATCAATTCCGGTGGCCGAGGCGGCGAAGGTGCTGGAGAACACGCAGCGCGACATCAACATCGCGCTGATGAACGAGCTCGCCATGATCTGCAACCGGCTCGGCATCCGCACCGCCGAGGTGCTGCGTGCCGCCGAGACCAAGTGGAACTTCCTGCCCTTCAGGCCTGGGCTGGTCGGCGGCCATTGCGTCGGCGTCGACCCCTACTGGCTCGCCGCGCGCGCCGAGACCGCCGGCCACCATCCGCAGATGATCCTCGCCGGTCGGCGCATCAACGACGGCATGAGCGCCTATATCGCCGGCGAGGTGGCGCGGCGGCTGTCGCGTGCCGGCATGGCTCTGTCCGAGGCGCGGATCGCCATTTGCGGCGTCACCTTCAAGCCGGACGTGTCCGACACCCGCAACAGCCGGGTTCCGGCCATCGCCCGCGAGCTTGCCGCCTTCGGTGCCCGGGTGCTTCTCAACGATCCGCTCGCCGACGCGGGCGCCTTCGCCGAGGAGACCGGGCTCGAACTGTCGCCGGACGAGGCGCTACGCGATCTCGATGCGCTGATCCTGGCCGCGCCGCACCGGTCCTACCTGGACGCGGGGCGCGGCCGTCTGCTCGGTGCGCTGCGCGACGGTGGTCTGTTCGTCGACATCACATCGGCCGTGGAGCCGGCGGACATGCCGCCCGGCGTCACCTACTGGAGTCTGTAA
- a CDS encoding DUF3833 domain-containing protein, producing MLDAARYITPDTLDLTRYFLGRTFAWGVFQDRFGTVRRRFSVVIDGTWQGGTFVMTEAFRNDDGSGERRVWRIDPSHHGRFSATADDVIGRAEGRAHGPEVSLSYRIRLTVGGRGLVARFDDRMVLIDEDTVANRGRVSKFGITLGEVTILFRRDAGGGLPRCAA from the coding sequence ATGCTCGATGCCGCCCGATACATCACGCCCGACACGCTCGATCTGACCCGGTATTTCCTCGGTCGCACGTTCGCCTGGGGAGTGTTCCAGGACCGTTTCGGCACGGTGCGCCGCCGCTTCTCGGTCGTCATAGATGGCACCTGGCAAGGCGGCACCTTCGTGATGACCGAAGCCTTCCGCAACGACGACGGCAGCGGCGAACGCCGCGTCTGGCGGATCGACCCGTCGCACCACGGACGGTTCTCGGCGACGGCCGACGACGTGATCGGCCGGGCGGAGGGACGGGCGCATGGTCCGGAAGTGTCGTTGTCCTATCGGATCAGGCTGACCGTCGGCGGACGCGGCCTCGTCGCCCGGTTTGACGATCGCATGGTGCTGATCGACGAGGATACCGTGGCCAACCGGGGGCGCGTATCGAAGTTCGGCATCACGCTTGGCGAGGTGACGATCCTGTTCCGCCGTGACGCGGGTGGCGGCTTGCCGAGATGCGCCGCCTGA
- a CDS encoding SAM-dependent methyltransferase translates to MSLTILSDEKTRPRGMVARTLDSLAISATRRLVSGVDLRGTLAVTAPDGRRFKLDGDRPGFDAAIDFANLKIIPKGIRRGPIGFAQAYMDGDLTTPDLVAFLRFFLDNQQGFSEAGSGLFRVRLPDRFYHLLRDNTRSGARRNIADHYDLSNAFYRLWLDDGMTYSSAYYEDGANDLASAQQAKYRKIVDALDLEPGHDVLEIGCGWGGFAEVAAGAHDARVTAISLSRAQLAYARERIDKAGLADRCDLRYEDYRDCRGTYDRIASIEMIEAVGEAHWPAYFSTLASRLKASGVAAVQAITIAEPFFERYRRGVDFIQRYIFPGGMLPTPQIIERQARDAGLALDGVETFADSYARTLREWRARFLAAWPQIAALGFDEHFRRKWDYYLAYCEAGFLERRIDVGIYRLVKPA, encoded by the coding sequence ATGAGCTTGACGATTCTCTCCGACGAAAAGACCCGCCCGCGCGGCATGGTCGCGCGCACGCTCGACAGCCTTGCCATCTCGGCGACCCGGCGCCTGGTGTCAGGGGTCGATCTGCGCGGGACGCTCGCGGTGACGGCGCCGGACGGGCGGCGTTTCAAGCTCGACGGCGACCGGCCGGGCTTCGACGCGGCGATCGATTTCGCCAATCTCAAGATCATTCCGAAGGGCATCCGGCGCGGCCCGATCGGCTTTGCCCAGGCCTACATGGACGGCGACCTGACCACGCCGGATCTGGTCGCCTTCCTGCGTTTCTTCCTCGACAACCAGCAGGGGTTCAGCGAGGCGGGATCGGGGCTGTTCCGCGTCCGCCTGCCCGACCGCTTCTATCACCTGCTGCGCGACAACACGCGTTCGGGCGCGCGGCGCAACATCGCCGACCACTACGATCTGTCGAACGCGTTCTACCGGCTGTGGCTCGACGACGGCATGACCTACTCGAGCGCCTATTACGAGGACGGCGCCAACGATCTCGCCTCGGCACAGCAGGCCAAGTACCGCAAGATCGTCGACGCGCTCGACCTCGAGCCCGGCCACGACGTTCTCGAGATCGGTTGCGGCTGGGGCGGCTTCGCCGAGGTCGCCGCAGGCGCCCACGACGCCCGCGTTACCGCCATCAGCCTGTCGCGCGCCCAGCTCGCCTACGCGCGCGAGCGCATCGACAAGGCCGGTCTCGCCGATCGTTGCGACCTTCGCTACGAGGACTACCGCGATTGCAGGGGAACCTACGACCGCATCGCCTCCATCGAGATGATCGAGGCGGTCGGCGAGGCGCACTGGCCGGCCTATTTCTCGACACTGGCCAGCCGCCTCAAGGCCTCCGGCGTCGCCGCCGTTCAGGCGATCACCATCGCCGAGCCGTTTTTCGAGCGCTATCGCCGCGGCGTGGATTTCATCCAGCGCTACATCTTCCCCGGTGGCATGCTGCCGACCCCTCAGATCATCGAGCGGCAGGCCCGCGACGCCGGACTGGCGCTCGATGGCGTCGAGACCTTCGCCGACAGCTATGCGCGGACGCTGCGCGAGTGGCGGGCCCGCTTCCTCGCCGCCTGGCCGCAGATCGCCGCGCTTGGCTTCGACGAGCACTTCCGCCGCAAATGGGACTACTACCTGGCCTATTGCGAGGCGGGCTTCCTCGAGCGGCGCATCGATGTCGGCATCTATCGGCTCGTCAAGCCGGCGTGA
- a CDS encoding ABC transporter substrate-binding protein produces the protein MWSRVGSLAAILACSFALSAGGAHGLELKETETLGRTHDVSTLPPVAERLPKQPLVVDLKAKGREPGTPGGDLETLIGRAKDARLINVWGYARLVGYDDKLNIVPDILESVEVEDDRVFTLRLREGHKWSDGAPFTSEDIRYWWEDIVGEPSLTPAGPAPFMMVNGKAPEFEVVDETTVRFTWDGPNPLFLPTLASASPPFIYRPAHYLKQFHIKYGDKDEIQKLVEKYRASSWAAVHNGLDEMYNAKNTDLPTLQPWKFQSDGDGQRYVMVRNPYYHRVDTDGRQLPYIDQVIMSVTDGRLVATKTQAGESDLQARGLSLSDATVLKRGEADQDYKTLLWPLSYASQVALYPNLTVKDPMWRTLLRDTRFRQALSRAIDRDHINRAIYLGLGTPGNNTVLPESPLFEERFRDEQAALDIEGANALLDEIGLTERNQDGIRLLPNGKPLEIIVETAGESQEQLDVLELIGGDWKKIGVALFPKPSQRDVIFNRALSGDLVMGVWSGWDNGIATEAMPPDELAPVRGDSSLVWPAWGDYWESHEASGEPVDYAPAEELLELYKRWLQSATAAERTEIWKKMLEIHARETLIIGTVSGVRQPVAVKNNVKNVPMNAFYGWNPGAQFGIWRMDEFWIDN, from the coding sequence ATGTGGAGTCGCGTCGGATCGCTCGCTGCGATATTGGCCTGCTCTTTCGCTCTTTCGGCCGGAGGGGCGCATGGCCTCGAGCTCAAGGAAACGGAGACCCTTGGTCGTACCCATGATGTATCGACCCTCCCGCCTGTCGCCGAACGGCTGCCGAAACAGCCGCTGGTCGTCGACCTGAAGGCCAAGGGTCGTGAGCCGGGCACGCCTGGCGGCGATCTGGAGACGTTGATCGGCCGGGCCAAGGATGCCCGCCTGATCAATGTGTGGGGGTATGCCCGGCTCGTCGGCTACGACGACAAGCTCAACATCGTTCCCGACATCCTGGAGAGCGTCGAGGTCGAGGACGACAGGGTCTTCACCCTGCGGCTGCGCGAGGGCCACAAGTGGTCGGACGGCGCGCCGTTCACCTCGGAGGACATCCGCTACTGGTGGGAGGACATCGTCGGCGAACCCTCGCTCACGCCGGCTGGCCCCGCGCCCTTCATGATGGTCAACGGCAAAGCGCCGGAATTCGAGGTGGTCGACGAAACGACGGTCCGCTTCACCTGGGATGGCCCCAACCCGCTGTTCCTGCCGACGCTGGCCTCGGCCAGCCCGCCGTTCATCTATCGTCCGGCGCACTATCTGAAGCAGTTCCACATCAAGTACGGCGACAAGGACGAGATTCAGAAACTCGTCGAGAAGTACCGCGCCTCGAGCTGGGCGGCGGTGCATAACGGCCTCGACGAGATGTACAACGCCAAGAACACGGACCTTCCGACGCTGCAGCCCTGGAAGTTCCAGAGCGACGGCGACGGGCAGCGCTACGTCATGGTGCGCAATCCCTACTATCACCGTGTCGACACCGACGGGCGCCAGCTTCCCTATATCGACCAGGTGATCATGTCGGTGACCGACGGGCGGCTGGTCGCCACCAAGACGCAGGCCGGCGAAAGCGATCTGCAGGCGCGCGGCTTGTCGCTGTCGGATGCCACCGTCCTGAAGCGCGGCGAGGCGGACCAAGACTACAAGACGCTGCTGTGGCCGCTCTCCTATGCCTCGCAGGTGGCGCTCTATCCCAACCTCACCGTCAAGGACCCGATGTGGCGGACGCTCCTGCGGGACACGCGGTTCCGCCAGGCGCTGTCGCGCGCCATCGACCGCGACCACATCAACCGGGCGATCTATCTGGGTCTCGGCACCCCCGGCAACAACACGGTGCTGCCGGAGAGCCCGCTGTTCGAGGAGCGGTTCCGCGACGAACAGGCCGCGCTCGATATCGAGGGCGCCAACGCGCTACTCGACGAAATCGGCCTGACCGAGCGCAACCAAGACGGCATCCGGCTGCTGCCGAACGGCAAGCCGCTGGAGATCATCGTCGAGACGGCCGGCGAAAGCCAGGAACAGCTCGACGTGCTGGAGCTGATCGGCGGCGACTGGAAGAAGATCGGCGTCGCCCTGTTCCCGAAGCCATCGCAGCGCGACGTGATCTTCAACCGCGCACTGTCCGGCGACCTGGTGATGGGCGTCTGGTCCGGTTGGGACAACGGTATCGCCACCGAAGCGATGCCCCCGGACGAGCTTGCGCCGGTACGCGGCGATTCCTCGCTGGTGTGGCCTGCCTGGGGTGACTACTGGGAAAGCCATGAAGCCTCCGGCGAACCCGTCGACTATGCGCCGGCCGAGGAGCTTCTGGAGCTCTACAAGCGCTGGCTGCAATCGGCAACCGCCGCCGAGCGGACAGAGATCTGGAAGAAGATGCTGGAGATCCACGCCCGCGAGACCCTCATCATCGGCACGGTCAGTGGCGTCCGCCAACCGGTCGCCGTGAAGAACAACGTCAAGAACGTTCCGATGAACGCGTTCTACGGCTGGAACCCGGGCGCTCAGTTCGGCATCTGGCGGATGGACGAGTTCTGGATCGACAACTAA